AATGTAGATTGTTGTACCCGCTCATTGCCAACACGCTGCTGACCTGACTCTTTAAAGCCCCGATGAGTGACGCTGCTGGCTCGCTCTGCTCAGTAGTAAACTGGAGTGAGTCACTTCAGAGTCTGAGCTTTGGCCCTTTGACAAACCGACTGCATCGTGTCCAGATACCACATGACCATCGTCTGGACAATCCAAGAAACGACTTTAGTATATTaaacttttttaaatggttaaatTCTGAACTCCAGCAGTGAGCTTGGCTGTGAGTGCATCCAGTCATTTGCTTTTTAGTTATCTTTAGGATGACTGATATTTACTGCTGGTCTTTGTTTCAGGGTCAAAATGGCTGAGGACTGTTTCAAGCAGGCCAGGGAGAAGGCTGCCTACAATGTGAAACCCAAACACGCAACTGGAATAGTATGTTTTCTGCTCTTCTTATTACTCTCTGCTTCTTTCAATTTAATACCAGCGGCATCAAACCCTTTTCCCTTTTATCCACTGGTGCATAGTATTTCCTCACCTCGGGTGTTTAGAATGAAGAAACAGTCCCCGGCTCCAGCAGCAACTTATTGAGACGAGTGCTGGAGCTGCCAGTTTGTAAATAAACCCTGACTTCTCATTTCATTCCACAGAAAGCAAAGCTGGGTCAGAAGATCTGAAGCAGAAAGTGGAAAATGATCATCATCAAGCCTGTTGCACAAGCGCTGTTTGTACAATCTGACATGAGTCATCAGTCATTTCTATATTTATGTGCTTCCCGTATTTGTTTTCAATTGATTTAGAGctggttttattttaagttgGTTCAAAGTGGatgttgtattgtttgtatAAAAGTGGAATCAAAACAATTTCCTTTCTCGGCCAGCTTTTTGATGGCACCAGCCAGAAATGCTGCGAAGACACCATTAAGATGAGATTAAAATGAAACTGagtcatttcaaatgaaaatgtgcatcAGATAATTTGTAGCAACACGAACCTCGCTCGGTATTTTTAAAGCCATGTGTggtttattatcattttaagtCCAACGTCAAAGCCGACTTTTCTTAGTGAGACACGAACCCCGTCTCTTCATTTCTCCCTCAGTGGTGAAAAGCACCGAGTTTTGTAACCTTTCTATACGTTGGACAGAAAAGTGCCTTATCGCAGAGACACATCATCTGTGATTAAATGTTACACGTAAAGAagaagagtgttttttttttttgtactggCTAATGCCCGACTTTTCTTAATCATTTCATCAAGTGTGTTTCAGAACTCCTTTCCCAGGCAGCACCTCATCCAGTGTGGTTAAATGTTCTTTCAACAGAAAAGGCCTGAGGGCTGTGAtctcatgttgttttattcagtTCTATTTGTCGACTGGTTTTATGTTTTGAGCTGAAGTCTATGCCTTCGTTTTGCCTTTTCCGACTGTACGCGAGGGTGTGAACTCCCAGTTGCAATTCTAGCAACATTTATCATGTGATGTTCGTTTACAATATGCCAACAACATGTCTGGATTGAAAACCCTGGACCatgaacaaatatttattgaatAAAAGAAATTACATAAATCTTTGATATAAATTGAGCTGTAACTGTTTTCTTTGTCACTTGTGTAACTCAGAACTAGATGCACTCGCGctgtttttatatgaaatagatttaatatatttttttacatacatacatacacacatacataaaacatatatactgtatatattgcaTTGAACCCCGATTACACATGCTGTTTTATGCTTTCATGCTGACAAGTGGCGAATGTACAGGAAACAGCCAGGCTTGTGTCCAAGCACGTGGATCCCACCGGCCATTGCTGTGTTGCTTCATGTTTCTTGACTTCCTGTCCTTCACATAAACGTGTGGATCATCTGCGACATCATGTGAGTGAAGGACAACATACAGAAGAGCAGATACAAATTCTTCTAAAAcagtcaatttaaaaaatatagttGTCAAACTGTAATTACTGCAGATGTCATCttacaaaaacactttaaaggGGTCACAGGGTACAGTTCATTTTCTTTTAGGCAATTGATTATCAGCATGGTCTCTGACGGTGCACATGATGTGTCATAGAGCTCAAGAGTCACATTCTTATCTCCTATATCACAGAAGAGCAGATCTACAAGTAGCAGGTAGATGTGAACGTCGTCTGTGTGTCTCCACCGGACGACTGATCGGCATGACTGGGGGTTTTCAAAATGACTGAGCCCTGCTTCAAACACAACTTCTTCACAAAGGACTCTAGTAACAAACAGTCAAATAGCAGGTAGATATGAGTTTGGTCAAATAGCTGGAGGAGCATTGCTTCAGCGTCTCTTGCGCAGCCACTTGGATCAGTCTCAACAGTATCAGCTCACCAACATCTCTGATTAAATCAATGTAGGCCTTTGTGTATTAATATCAGTTCCATGTTTCATGTCATTTTATCGTGTGACAGGCCATAATTTGTCAAACACGATGCAGAATAGTTCAACTTGAAGCCAGTCTTTGTTTGGCAAAGTTCGGGAATGTCTGCCTTTTGACAATATTCAGATGTCCCTTCGGTTTTCAAAGACCTTTGAAGTCCTTCACAGTTTCCCATGGCTGCTCACTTCCACAGACATGCAGCGACACTGTTTGACCCGCTGCACCTTGCGGTGTCTGAACGGCGGCTGCAGGTCCGGACAGTCCAGCTGCACCGTGAGCTGCGTGATGCGGTGCGGCCTGCAGAAGGAGCAGGACTGGAACGGCTCCTGGGCCTTATTGTGGTTTTTCCTTCCGGACCCTGAGGCCTGGCCGCGGCCCTGGCCCTGCCCGGAGCTCGGGCCCATGTGGCGGGGGATGTAGAAGGAGTTGCACTGGCCGTAGCAAAAGCGGTTGACCACAGTGCGACTGCGGCAGCCCTCCTCGCTGACTGTCTGGCGGAGGGGTTGGGTCTTGCACCAGTCTCTGCGGAGGTAGCGTCGCTCTGTCACCACCAGGGCCTCCCTGCTGGAGGACAACACCTCTGGTTTCGGCTGCAGTAGCCGGTGGTTCCGCTCTGAGGACAGGTTCCCTTTGGTCTTGTGCGGGGACGGGATGGATCCCTGGGGCCGAAGCTTCTTGGTCTCGGCGGTGATGCAGAGCACGCCAGCCAGTATGACTGGGATAGTTATTCTCCACAGCATTCTGCAAAAAAGGAGACACACTGCGATGTATTACATGTCTCAACAGAGTCGGACACGTGTTGTCACATTAGTTGAACTTTCAAATGAGTAACACAATGGGTCTAATTCAGGCAGCGTGTGATGTTGCACAACAGCCGCTGACATGAGGTTCTTGTCGATCGTGTTTGCAgttgtgtgaacgtgtgttCACGTCGAACCTCGTCAGGAGTCGAGCCTTCCAGGCTTCATTGAGGAAATTAATCCATCACCAGGGCCGCCATTTGTCAGCATCTCTGTCATTATTATTTGCTTTCCTCTCGGCTACGCAACTCttgcaaaaataaacagatcCCTGCCATCAAAGGATTCACTTAAACACCCATTACGAGAAGGGGAAGTTGATTTTATTGGTCCCGTCGCCGGGTAAAATAATTAGGGCTTTGCTTACTTTAGTCATGAACTATGCCGCAGATATG
The Platichthys flesus chromosome 12, fPlaFle2.1, whole genome shotgun sequence DNA segment above includes these coding regions:
- the grem2a gene encoding gremlin-2 — translated: MLWRITIPVILAGVLCITAETKKLRPQGSIPSPHKTKGNLSSERNHRLLQPKPEVLSSSREALVVTERRYLRRDWCKTQPLRQTVSEEGCRSRTVVNRFCYGQCNSFYIPRHMGPSSGQGQGRGQASGSGRKNHNKAQEPFQSCSFCRPHRITQLTVQLDCPDLQPPFRHRKVQRVKQCRCMSVEVSSHGKL